From the Paraburkholderia sp. PREW-6R genome, one window contains:
- a CDS encoding primosomal protein N', translating to MTHSFVRVALDHPLPTLFDYRCTAPEAATPGALVSVPFGKRHVVGLVCEVTAYSDVPDERLKTVASVCTACPPLSADWLKLAAFAADYYQRGLGEVALPALPQALRDASRWSRLFAPEERYRLTAEGRTALPDALPARASVLRKLAQALADNESLPAVDARALHPKAVATLDAWRTQGWVALDLIEAAQALRAPAPTDAPPPALPTLTDEQAAAVEAIRGAKGFAPFLLHGVTGSGKTEVYLRALAGILAEKPNAQALVLVPEINLTPQFEAAFRARFAALDGTSIVTLHSGLAEGERARNWFAAHSGRARIVLGTRLAVLASLPALAVIVVDEEHDPAYKQQEGLRYSARDLAIYRAKQLDLPVVLGSATPSLESWWQADQGRYQRLTLSRRAVADAVLPTVKLIDLEEERRRGRASVEGLSGPLIAALKSRLERGEQSLVFLNRRGYAPQLACDACGWVAGCPRCSAYVVLHKPERALRCHHCGWESRIPRSCPECGNVDIAPMGRGTQRVEETLASAVPGARVLRIDADSTRRKGSAQALFSDVHAGEVDILVGTQMIAKGHDFQRVSLVGVLNADTALFSHDFRASERLFAQLMQVSGRAGRAGLPGEVIVQTRYPRHALYHALGRHDYVGFANATLAERRDAHLPPFVYQALLRAEGRTLEAALAFLQQAAAELSSIPAAERVTVYDAVPLTIVKVMHVHRAQLLIESASRASLQTTLRAWQPLLRALKGVLRWNLEVDPLDI from the coding sequence GTGACCCATTCGTTCGTTCGTGTCGCGCTCGATCATCCGTTGCCGACCTTGTTCGATTATCGTTGCACGGCGCCAGAAGCCGCGACCCCCGGCGCGTTGGTGAGCGTGCCATTCGGCAAGCGGCATGTCGTCGGCCTGGTGTGCGAAGTGACCGCTTACAGTGACGTGCCGGACGAGCGTCTCAAAACAGTTGCCAGCGTCTGCACAGCGTGCCCGCCGCTTTCCGCAGACTGGCTCAAGTTGGCAGCATTCGCCGCCGATTACTACCAGCGCGGTCTCGGCGAAGTCGCGCTGCCGGCCCTGCCGCAAGCATTGCGCGATGCTTCGCGCTGGTCTCGCCTGTTTGCGCCGGAAGAGCGCTACCGGCTGACTGCCGAAGGACGCACCGCTTTGCCCGATGCTTTGCCGGCGCGCGCCAGCGTCCTGCGCAAGCTCGCTCAAGCGCTGGCTGACAATGAATCTCTGCCGGCCGTAGACGCGCGTGCACTCCATCCAAAAGCCGTAGCCACGCTCGACGCATGGCGCACACAAGGCTGGGTGGCACTGGATTTGATCGAGGCCGCCCAGGCGCTCCGCGCGCCGGCGCCGACAGACGCTCCACCGCCCGCCTTACCCACGCTTACCGACGAGCAGGCCGCCGCCGTCGAAGCAATCCGCGGCGCGAAGGGCTTTGCGCCGTTCCTGTTGCACGGCGTGACGGGCAGCGGCAAAACCGAGGTGTATCTTCGCGCGCTTGCTGGCATTCTGGCCGAAAAGCCCAATGCGCAGGCGCTCGTCCTCGTGCCCGAAATCAATTTGACGCCTCAGTTCGAAGCGGCTTTCCGGGCGCGCTTTGCCGCACTGGACGGTACGTCCATCGTCACGCTGCACAGCGGACTGGCCGAAGGCGAACGCGCCCGCAACTGGTTCGCCGCCCACTCCGGGCGCGCCCGGATCGTGCTCGGCACCCGGCTGGCGGTGCTGGCGTCGCTGCCCGCGCTTGCCGTCATCGTTGTCGACGAGGAGCACGATCCGGCCTACAAGCAGCAGGAAGGGCTGCGCTATTCGGCGCGTGACCTTGCAATTTATCGCGCGAAGCAGCTCGATCTGCCGGTTGTGCTGGGCTCGGCTACGCCGTCGCTGGAAAGCTGGTGGCAGGCCGACCAGGGCCGCTATCAGCGGCTCACGTTGTCACGTCGCGCGGTTGCCGACGCGGTGCTGCCGACGGTCAAACTCATCGATCTGGAGGAAGAGCGGCGACGCGGCCGGGCGTCGGTGGAAGGTTTGTCCGGCCCGCTGATTGCCGCCTTGAAGAGCCGGCTCGAACGCGGCGAGCAAAGCCTCGTTTTTCTGAACCGCCGGGGCTACGCACCGCAACTCGCGTGCGACGCATGCGGCTGGGTGGCAGGCTGTCCACGTTGCAGCGCCTATGTCGTGCTGCATAAGCCGGAGCGCGCGCTGCGCTGCCACCATTGCGGGTGGGAGTCGCGCATTCCACGCTCGTGCCCGGAGTGCGGCAACGTGGATATTGCGCCGATGGGCCGCGGCACCCAGCGGGTCGAGGAAACGCTGGCGAGCGCGGTGCCCGGTGCGCGTGTGTTGCGGATCGACGCCGACAGCACCCGGCGCAAGGGCAGCGCGCAGGCGCTCTTCTCCGACGTGCACGCGGGCGAAGTCGACATCCTCGTGGGTACGCAAATGATCGCCAAAGGCCACGACTTCCAGCGGGTGTCACTGGTCGGCGTGCTGAACGCCGACACCGCGCTTTTTTCCCACGACTTCCGGGCCAGCGAGCGGCTTTTCGCGCAGTTGATGCAGGTGAGCGGGCGTGCCGGCCGCGCCGGCTTGCCGGGTGAAGTGATCGTGCAGACGCGTTATCCGCGGCACGCGCTCTATCACGCGCTAGGCCGTCACGACTATGTCGGCTTTGCCAATGCCACGCTTGCCGAGCGGCGCGACGCGCATCTGCCGCCGTTCGTCTATCAGGCTTTGCTGCGCGCGGAAGGCCGCACGCTCGAAGCCGCACTCGCGTTCCTGCAGCAGGCCGCCGCCGAACTGAGCAGCATCCCCGCCGCAGAGCGCGTGACGGTCTACGACGCCGTGCCGCTCACCATCGTCAAGGTGATGCACGTACACCGCGCGCAATTGCTGATCGAAAGCGCGTCGCGCGCGTCGCTGCAAACCACGCTGCGCGCGTGGCAACCGCTGCTGCGGGCCCTGAAAGGCGTGCTGCGCTGGAACCTCGAAGTCGACCCGCTCGACATCTGA
- the hemE gene encoding uroporphyrinogen decarboxylase, producing MAHKLLNDTFLRALLRQPTDYTPIWLMRQAGRYLPEYNATRSRAGSFLGLAKNPAFATEVTLQPLERYPLDAAILFSDILTVPDAMGLGLEFVAGEGPKFSRPVRTEDDVARLTVPDIDATLRYVTDAVREIRRALTDAHGHQRVPLIGFSGSPWTLACYMVEGGGSADFRTVKSMLYARPDLMHKILHVNAEAVAAYLNAQIEAGAQAVMIFDTWGGALADGAYQRFSLHYIQQVVSQLKREHDGEKVPVITFTKGGGLWLDEIADIGVDAVGLDWTVNLHKARETVGEKVALQGNIDPSILFAPPAAIRMEARAVLDSFGNHPGHVFNLGHGISQFTPPENVAELVDEVHRHSRAIRSGAHALA from the coding sequence GTGGCCCACAAACTCCTGAACGACACTTTCCTGCGCGCGCTGCTGCGCCAGCCGACCGACTACACGCCGATCTGGCTGATGCGTCAGGCCGGCCGCTATCTGCCGGAGTACAACGCCACGCGCAGCCGCGCGGGCAGTTTTCTCGGGCTGGCGAAAAACCCTGCGTTTGCGACCGAAGTGACATTGCAGCCGCTCGAGCGCTACCCGCTCGACGCCGCTATTCTGTTCTCCGACATTCTCACGGTTCCCGACGCAATGGGCCTTGGCCTCGAATTCGTCGCGGGCGAGGGGCCGAAATTCTCCCGGCCCGTGCGCACGGAGGACGACGTGGCGCGACTCACCGTGCCGGACATCGACGCCACGTTGCGTTACGTGACAGACGCCGTTCGGGAAATCCGCCGCGCGCTTACCGACGCTCATGGCCACCAGCGCGTGCCGCTGATCGGCTTCTCCGGCAGCCCGTGGACATTGGCGTGCTACATGGTCGAAGGCGGCGGCTCGGCGGACTTCCGCACCGTCAAGTCGATGCTGTACGCGCGCCCGGACCTGATGCACAAGATCCTCCATGTCAATGCCGAGGCCGTCGCCGCGTACCTCAATGCGCAAATCGAAGCCGGCGCGCAGGCGGTGATGATTTTCGACACGTGGGGTGGGGCGCTTGCAGACGGTGCGTATCAACGGTTTTCTTTGCACTACATCCAGCAGGTCGTGAGCCAACTCAAGCGCGAGCATGACGGCGAAAAAGTCCCGGTTATTACGTTCACGAAGGGCGGCGGTTTGTGGCTGGATGAAATTGCCGACATCGGCGTGGATGCCGTCGGCCTCGACTGGACCGTGAATCTGCACAAAGCGCGTGAAACAGTGGGCGAGAAAGTGGCGCTCCAGGGCAATATCGATCCGTCGATCCTGTTCGCACCACCGGCCGCGATCCGTATGGAAGCACGCGCGGTGCTGGATAGTTTCGGCAATCACCCAGGTCACGTCTTCAATCTCGGGCACGGAATCTCCCAGTTCACGCCGCCGGAAAATGTCGCCGAGCTTGTCGATGAAGTCCATCGTCACAGCCGTGCCATCCGAAGTGGCGCGCATGCACTGGCATGA
- a CDS encoding transporter substrate-binding domain-containing protein, whose amino-acid sequence MKKVALVLLGALAGLLWNASATVAQTSPGSPAPSRLDEIVARGTLRACTTGDYKPYSFYKADGQFEGIDIDMTESLAKSLGVKVEYVKTSWSNLMNDFVAKCDIGMGGVSPTLERQKRAFFTQAYMVDGKTPIVRCDDVNKYQTVAQIDQPSTRVIVNPGGTNERFAKQYFPHANLTVYPDNVTIFKQILAGKADVMVTDASETLLQQKLNPGLCSVHPDKPFQYGEKAWLLPRGDIVFQEYVDQWLHLARATGEYQAISDKWLK is encoded by the coding sequence ATGAAAAAGGTTGCACTTGTCCTGCTCGGCGCTTTGGCCGGTTTATTGTGGAATGCCAGCGCAACGGTTGCGCAGACCAGCCCAGGCTCCCCTGCGCCTTCGCGGCTCGACGAGATCGTCGCACGCGGCACGCTGCGCGCATGCACCACGGGTGACTACAAACCCTATTCGTTTTATAAGGCGGACGGCCAGTTCGAGGGCATCGATATCGACATGACGGAATCGCTGGCGAAGTCGCTCGGCGTGAAGGTGGAGTACGTCAAGACCTCGTGGTCGAATCTGATGAACGACTTCGTCGCGAAGTGCGACATCGGCATGGGCGGCGTGTCGCCGACGCTGGAGCGCCAGAAGCGTGCGTTCTTTACGCAGGCCTATATGGTCGACGGTAAGACGCCGATTGTCCGATGCGATGACGTCAACAAGTATCAGACCGTCGCGCAGATCGACCAGCCGAGCACCCGGGTGATCGTCAATCCAGGCGGCACTAACGAGCGCTTTGCAAAACAGTACTTCCCGCACGCGAACCTGACCGTGTATCCCGACAACGTGACGATTTTCAAGCAGATCCTTGCCGGCAAAGCCGACGTCATGGTCACGGACGCATCCGAGACCCTGCTGCAGCAGAAACTGAATCCGGGCCTGTGCTCCGTCCATCCGGACAAACCGTTTCAATATGGCGAAAAGGCATGGCTGCTGCCACGCGGCGATATCGTCTTCCAGGAATATGTGGATCAGTGGCTGCACCTCGCGCGAGCGACTGGCGAGTATCAGGCTATCTCGGATAAATGGCTGAAGTGA
- a CDS encoding AMP-binding protein yields the protein MATYASGEGALIEPENGLSYVRGTTDIPLSEATVGQFLLDTVARFPDRPAVVFREQRIRWTWREFADEVDVLASGLLALGIEKGDRVGIWSPNRVEWLLTQFATARIGAILVNINPAYRIAELEYALNKVGCKAVIAAERFKTSMYLDMLQTLAPELATQAPGELRAARLPELRYVIRMCDTETPGMLSFSDLIEQGRASLDTERLDAIGATLTCHEPINIQFTSGTTGNPKGATLTHSNVVNNARFIAMAMRLTEQDALCIPVPLYHCFGMVLAVLACVSVGANMVFPGEGFDPAATLAAVAEEKCTALHGVPTMFIAELDHPSFATYDLSRLRTGIMAGSPCPIETMKKVVSQMHLAEITIAYGMTETSPVSFQSSTTDPLDKRTTTVGRIQPHLEVKIIDPLGEIVPVGETGELCTRGYSVMQGYWGDEAKTRESVVDGWMHTGDLATLDGEGYCNIVGRLKDMLIRGGENIYPREIEEFLFRHPKIQSVQVFGVPDSKYGEEVCAWIVLRPGEQATVDDIRQFCDGQIAHYKIPRHIRFVDELPMTVTGKVQKFIMRDRMIRELDLKEDKTA from the coding sequence ATGGCAACGTACGCGTCAGGCGAAGGTGCACTCATCGAACCTGAGAACGGACTCTCGTATGTCCGCGGGACGACCGACATTCCGCTCAGCGAAGCAACGGTGGGCCAGTTCCTCCTTGATACTGTCGCGCGCTTTCCAGACCGTCCTGCCGTCGTGTTCCGCGAGCAGCGCATTCGCTGGACGTGGCGCGAATTTGCCGATGAAGTCGACGTGCTGGCATCCGGTCTTCTCGCTTTGGGCATCGAGAAGGGGGATCGTGTCGGCATCTGGTCGCCCAATCGGGTCGAATGGCTCTTGACGCAGTTCGCAACTGCTCGCATCGGCGCGATTCTCGTCAACATCAACCCGGCCTATCGGATCGCCGAACTGGAATACGCGTTAAACAAGGTCGGCTGCAAAGCGGTCATTGCGGCGGAACGCTTCAAGACGTCGATGTACCTCGACATGCTCCAGACGCTTGCGCCCGAACTCGCCACGCAGGCACCGGGCGAACTGCGCGCGGCGCGTCTGCCCGAACTGCGCTATGTGATTCGCATGTGCGATACCGAAACGCCCGGCATGCTCAGTTTCTCCGACCTGATCGAGCAAGGGCGGGCGTCGCTCGACACCGAGAGACTCGATGCGATCGGCGCGACGCTCACGTGCCACGAGCCGATCAATATCCAGTTCACGAGCGGCACGACGGGCAACCCTAAAGGCGCGACGCTCACGCATAGCAACGTGGTCAACAACGCCCGCTTCATTGCGATGGCGATGCGTCTGACCGAGCAGGACGCGCTGTGCATACCCGTGCCGCTGTACCACTGTTTCGGTATGGTGCTGGCCGTGCTGGCGTGCGTGTCGGTGGGCGCGAACATGGTGTTTCCGGGCGAAGGGTTTGATCCCGCGGCGACCCTCGCGGCAGTCGCGGAGGAAAAGTGCACCGCGTTGCATGGGGTCCCGACCATGTTCATCGCCGAGCTGGATCACCCGAGCTTCGCCACTTACGACCTGTCGCGGCTACGCACCGGCATCATGGCTGGCTCGCCTTGTCCGATCGAAACCATGAAAAAGGTTGTCTCGCAGATGCACCTGGCGGAAATCACCATCGCCTACGGCATGACGGAGACGAGCCCCGTGTCGTTCCAGAGCTCGACCACGGACCCGCTCGACAAGCGCACCACGACCGTCGGCCGCATCCAGCCCCACCTGGAGGTCAAGATCATCGATCCGCTAGGCGAGATTGTGCCGGTTGGCGAGACCGGCGAGCTCTGTACGCGCGGCTATTCGGTGATGCAGGGCTATTGGGGCGATGAGGCGAAGACGCGTGAAAGCGTCGTCGACGGCTGGATGCATACCGGCGATCTGGCTACGCTCGACGGCGAAGGCTACTGCAACATTGTCGGCCGACTGAAGGACATGCTGATTCGCGGCGGCGAAAATATCTACCCGCGTGAAATCGAGGAGTTCCTGTTTCGCCACCCGAAGATCCAGAGTGTGCAGGTATTCGGCGTGCCGGATTCGAAGTACGGCGAGGAAGTGTGTGCGTGGATCGTGCTGCGCCCGGGTGAGCAGGCCACAGTCGACGACATTCGTCAGTTCTGTGACGGTCAGATTGCACACTACAAGATACCCAGACACATTCGCTTCGTGGACGAACTGCCGATGACCGTGACGGGCAAAGTCCAGAAATTCATCATGCGTGATCGGATGATCCGGGAACTGGATCTGAAGGAAGACAAGACTGCGTGA
- a CDS encoding F0F1 ATP synthase subunit epsilon, with the protein MATIKVDVVSAEEQIFSGQAKFVALPGEAGELGILPGHTPLITRIRPGAVRIEAENGDEEFVFVAGGILEIQPGAVTVLADTAIRGKDLDEAKAEDARKRAEEALQNTGSNLEYATAQAELAYATAQLAAIQRLRKLRGQN; encoded by the coding sequence ATGGCAACCATCAAAGTAGACGTCGTCAGCGCGGAAGAGCAGATCTTCTCGGGCCAGGCGAAGTTCGTCGCACTGCCGGGCGAAGCGGGCGAACTCGGCATTCTGCCGGGCCACACGCCGCTCATCACGCGGATTCGTCCGGGTGCGGTGCGCATTGAAGCTGAAAACGGCGACGAAGAGTTCGTGTTCGTCGCCGGCGGCATCCTCGAAATTCAGCCGGGCGCAGTGACGGTTCTCGCCGACACCGCCATCCGCGGCAAGGATCTCGACGAAGCCAAAGCCGAAGATGCACGAAAGCGTGCAGAAGAGGCGTTGCAAAACACCGGTTCGAACCTGGAGTACGCAACCGCGCAAGCGGAACTGGCCTACGCAACGGCTCAGCTCGCTGCGATCCAGCGTTTACGCAAACTGCGCGGGCAGAACTAG
- the atpD gene encoding F0F1 ATP synthase subunit beta has protein sequence MSTTALVEGKIVQCIGAVIDVEFPRDQMPKIYDALILDGSELTLEVQQQLGDGVVRTICLGASDGLRRGTLVKNTGKPISVPVGKPTLGRIMDVLGRPIDEAGPINTDVVRGIHQKAPAFDELSPSTELLETGIKVIDLICPFAKGGKVGLFGGAGVGKTVNMMELINNIAKEHGGYSVFAGVGERTREGNDFYHEMKDSNVLDKVALVYGQMNEPPGNRLRVALTGLTMAEYFRDEGLDVLFFVDNIYRFTLAGTEVSALLGRMPSAVGYQPTLAEEMGKLQERITSTKTGSITSVQAVYVPADDLTDPSPATTFGHLDATVVLSRDIASLGIYPAVDPLDSTSRQIDPNVIGEEHYSITRGVQQTLQRYKELRDIIAILGMDELAPEDKLAVARARKIQRFLSQPFHVAEVFTGSPGKYVPLKETIRGFKMIVDGECDHLPEQAFYMVGTIDEAFEKAKKIQ, from the coding sequence ATGAGTACTACTGCTTTGGTAGAAGGCAAGATCGTACAGTGCATCGGCGCGGTGATCGACGTGGAATTTCCGCGCGACCAGATGCCGAAGATTTACGACGCGCTCATTCTCGACGGTTCGGAACTGACCCTCGAAGTCCAGCAACAGCTGGGCGACGGCGTCGTCCGCACCATCTGTCTGGGTGCATCGGACGGGCTGCGCCGCGGCACGCTCGTGAAAAACACGGGCAAGCCGATCAGCGTGCCGGTTGGCAAGCCGACCCTCGGCCGGATCATGGACGTGCTCGGTCGCCCGATCGACGAAGCCGGCCCGATCAATACGGACGTGGTTCGCGGCATTCACCAGAAGGCTCCGGCGTTCGACGAACTGTCGCCGTCGACGGAACTGCTCGAAACCGGCATCAAGGTTATCGACCTGATCTGCCCGTTCGCGAAGGGCGGCAAGGTGGGTCTGTTCGGTGGCGCCGGCGTGGGCAAGACCGTGAACATGATGGAACTGATCAACAACATCGCGAAGGAACACGGTGGTTACTCCGTGTTCGCTGGTGTTGGCGAGCGTACCCGCGAAGGGAACGACTTCTATCACGAAATGAAGGACTCGAACGTTCTGGACAAGGTCGCGCTGGTGTACGGCCAGATGAACGAGCCGCCGGGCAACCGTCTGCGCGTCGCGCTGACCGGCCTGACCATGGCTGAGTACTTCCGCGACGAAGGCCTGGACGTGCTGTTCTTCGTCGACAACATCTACCGTTTCACGCTGGCCGGTACTGAAGTGTCGGCACTGCTCGGCCGTATGCCGTCGGCAGTGGGCTATCAGCCGACGCTGGCTGAAGAAATGGGTAAGCTGCAAGAGCGCATTACGTCGACCAAGACCGGTTCGATCACGTCGGTTCAGGCCGTGTACGTCCCTGCGGACGACTTGACCGACCCGTCGCCGGCCACGACTTTCGGCCACCTGGACGCAACCGTCGTGTTGTCGCGTGACATCGCTTCGCTGGGCATCTACCCGGCAGTGGACCCGCTCGATTCGACCTCGCGTCAGATCGACCCGAACGTGATCGGCGAAGAGCACTACTCGATCACGCGCGGCGTGCAGCAAACGCTGCAGCGCTACAAGGAACTGCGCGACATTATCGCGATTCTGGGTATGGACGAGCTGGCGCCGGAAGACAAGCTCGCCGTGGCGCGCGCTCGTAAGATCCAGCGTTTCCTGTCGCAACCGTTCCACGTCGCTGAAGTGTTCACGGGCTCGCCGGGCAAGTATGTGCCGCTGAAGGAAACGATCCGTGGCTTCAAGATGATCGTTGACGGCGAATGCGACCACCTGCCGGAACAAGCGTTCTACATGGTCGGCACGATCGACGAAGCCTTCGAAAAGGCCAAGAAGATCCAGTAA
- the atpG gene encoding F0F1 ATP synthase subunit gamma, which yields MAGMKEIRGKIKSVQNTRKITKAMEMVAASKMRRAQERMRAARPYADKVRDIAAHMSRANPEYRHPFMVSNEGAKTAGFILVTTDKGLCGGMNTNVLRASLQKFKELETQGKTVEATAIGTKGLGFLNRLRARIVSNVVHLGDTPHLEKLIGAVKVQLDLYSEGKVSAVYLAYTRFVNTMKQEPVIEQLLPLSADQFERKEDDGTTPTTQWDYIYEPDAQAVVDELLVRYVEALVYQAVAENMASEQSARMVAMKAASDNAKTVINELQLVYNKSRQAAITKELSEIVGGAAAV from the coding sequence ATGGCTGGAATGAAGGAAATTCGCGGCAAGATCAAGAGCGTGCAGAACACGCGCAAGATCACGAAAGCGATGGAGATGGTGGCTGCATCGAAGATGCGCCGCGCTCAGGAGCGCATGCGCGCTGCTCGCCCGTATGCCGACAAGGTCCGCGACATCGCTGCACACATGAGCCGTGCGAACCCTGAGTATCGTCACCCGTTCATGGTGTCGAACGAAGGCGCAAAAACGGCGGGTTTCATCCTCGTGACGACCGATAAGGGTCTGTGCGGCGGCATGAATACCAACGTGCTGCGCGCGTCGCTGCAGAAGTTCAAGGAACTGGAAACACAGGGCAAAACGGTCGAAGCAACGGCGATCGGCACCAAGGGTCTGGGTTTCCTGAACCGTCTGCGTGCGAGGATTGTGTCGAACGTCGTGCATCTGGGCGACACGCCGCATCTGGAAAAGCTGATCGGCGCGGTGAAGGTGCAACTCGACCTGTACTCGGAAGGCAAGGTTTCGGCGGTGTATCTGGCGTACACGCGCTTCGTCAATACGATGAAGCAGGAGCCGGTGATCGAGCAACTGCTGCCGTTGTCGGCAGACCAGTTCGAGCGTAAGGAAGACGACGGCACGACGCCGACTACGCAGTGGGACTACATCTACGAGCCGGATGCGCAGGCGGTGGTGGACGAACTGCTGGTGCGTTATGTCGAAGCGCTGGTCTATCAGGCCGTCGCGGAAAACATGGCGTCGGAGCAGTCGGCCCGCATGGTCGCCATGAAGGCCGCTTCGGACAACGCGAAGACGGTCATCAACGAACTGCAGCTTGTGTACAACAAGAGCCGTCAGGCCGCGATCACGAAAGAACTGTCGGAAATCGTCGGTGGCGCGGCGGCCGTCTGA
- the atpA gene encoding F0F1 ATP synthase subunit alpha, whose protein sequence is MQLNPSEISELIKSRIQGLEASADVRNQGTVISVTDGIVRIHGLSEVMQGEMLEFPGNTYGLALNLERDSVGAVILGEYEHISEGDIVKTTGRILEVPVGPELLGRVVDALGNPIDGKGPINAKATDAIEKIAPGVIWRKSVSEPVQTGLKSIDAMVPVGRGQRELIIGDRQCGKTAVAVDTIINQKGKNLFCIYVAIGQKASSIMNVVRKLEETGALEYTIVVAASASESAAMQYLAPYAGCTMGEYFRDRGQDALIVYDDLTKQAWAYRQISLLLRRPPGREAYPGDVFYLHSRLLERAARVSEEYVEKFTNGEVKGKSGSLTALPVIETQAGDVTAFVPTNVISITDGQIFLETDLFNAGIRPAINAGVSVSRVGGAAQTKVVKKLSGGIRTDLAQYRELAAFAQFASDLDEATRKQLERGRRVTELLKQPQYQPLQVWELAVALFSANNGYLDDLEVAQVLPFEKGLRDYLKAKHADLIKRVEDTKELSKDDEGLLHTALKDFKKSGAF, encoded by the coding sequence ATGCAACTCAATCCCTCTGAGATCAGCGAGCTGATCAAGAGCCGGATCCAGGGCCTTGAAGCGAGCGCAGACGTTCGCAATCAGGGCACGGTGATCTCCGTGACCGACGGTATCGTGCGTATTCACGGCCTGTCGGAAGTGATGCAAGGCGAAATGCTCGAATTCCCGGGCAACACTTATGGTCTCGCACTGAACCTCGAGCGCGACTCGGTCGGTGCCGTGATTCTGGGTGAGTACGAACACATTTCGGAAGGCGACATCGTCAAGACGACGGGCCGTATTCTCGAAGTGCCGGTGGGCCCGGAACTGCTCGGCCGCGTGGTCGACGCACTCGGTAACCCGATCGACGGCAAGGGCCCGATCAACGCAAAAGCAACCGACGCAATCGAAAAAATCGCGCCGGGCGTGATCTGGCGTAAGTCGGTGTCCGAGCCGGTTCAGACCGGTTTGAAGTCGATCGACGCAATGGTGCCGGTTGGCCGTGGCCAGCGCGAGCTGATCATTGGCGACCGTCAATGCGGCAAGACCGCGGTTGCTGTGGACACGATCATCAACCAGAAGGGCAAGAACCTCTTCTGTATCTACGTCGCGATTGGCCAGAAGGCTTCGTCGATCATGAACGTGGTCCGCAAGCTGGAAGAAACCGGCGCGCTGGAATACACGATCGTCGTGGCTGCTTCGGCTTCGGAATCGGCTGCAATGCAGTACCTCGCACCGTACGCCGGTTGCACGATGGGCGAATACTTCCGCGATCGCGGCCAGGACGCGCTGATCGTTTATGACGACTTGACCAAGCAGGCTTGGGCGTACCGTCAGATTTCGCTGTTGCTGCGCCGCCCGCCGGGCCGTGAAGCATATCCGGGCGACGTGTTCTATCTGCACTCGCGTCTGCTCGAACGCGCTGCTCGCGTGTCGGAAGAGTATGTCGAGAAGTTCACGAATGGTGAAGTCAAAGGTAAGAGCGGTTCGCTGACGGCGCTGCCGGTTATCGAAACGCAAGCCGGCGACGTGACCGCATTCGTTCCGACGAACGTGATCTCGATTACCGACGGCCAGATCTTCCTGGAAACCGACCTCTTCAACGCAGGTATCCGCCCGGCAATCAACGCCGGCGTGTCGGTGTCGCGTGTCGGTGGTGCGGCTCAGACCAAAGTCGTGAAGAAGCTGTCGGGCGGTATCCGTACCGACCTCGCGCAGTACCGTGAGCTGGCTGCGTTCGCGCAGTTCGCGTCGGACCTCGACGAAGCAACCCGCAAGCAGCTGGAACGCGGCCGTCGCGTGACCGAACTGCTGAAGCAGCCGCAGTATCAGCCGCTGCAGGTGTGGGAACTGGCCGTCGCACTGTTTTCCGCGAACAACGGCTACCTCGACGATCTGGAAGTCGCGCAAGTGCTGCCGTTCGAAAAGGGCCTGCGCGACTACCTGAAGGCGAAGCACGCTGATCTGATCAAGCGCGTTGAAGACACCAAGGAACTCTCGAAGGACGACGAAGGCCTGCTGCACACGGCTCTCAAAGACTTCAAGAAGTCCGGCGCATTTTGA
- a CDS encoding F0F1 ATP synthase subunit delta, with protein MAELATIARPYAEALFGVAEAGDIAAWSTLVQELAQVARLPEVLSIASSPKVSRAQVSELLLAAVKSPLKDNAQAKNLVQMLVDNHRLELLPEIAAQFEELKNAREGAADVLIVSAFPLEGEQLNDLVASLERKFKRKLKPTVQTDSSLIGGVRVTVGDEVLDTSVRARLASMQTALTA; from the coding sequence ATGGCCGAACTTGCAACCATCGCCCGTCCGTACGCAGAAGCGCTGTTTGGCGTGGCCGAAGCTGGTGACATCGCCGCCTGGTCCACGCTCGTGCAGGAGCTGGCACAGGTTGCGCGTCTGCCCGAAGTGCTGTCGATCGCCTCGAGCCCGAAAGTGAGCCGTGCCCAGGTCAGCGAACTGCTGCTGGCCGCGGTCAAGTCGCCGCTCAAGGACAATGCGCAGGCGAAAAACCTCGTGCAGATGCTGGTGGACAACCATCGCCTGGAATTGCTGCCGGAAATCGCCGCGCAGTTCGAAGAGTTGAAGAACGCCCGCGAAGGGGCGGCCGATGTGCTGATCGTCAGCGCATTCCCGCTCGAAGGCGAGCAGTTGAACGACCTTGTCGCAAGTCTCGAACGCAAGTTCAAACGCAAGCTGAAACCGACCGTCCAGACCGACTCGTCGCTGATCGGCGGCGTGCGGGTGACGGTCGGCGATGAAGTGCTCGATACCTCGGTCCGCGCGCGGCTTGCCAGCATGCAAACGGCTCTGACGGCCTGA